ACCACCGTCTCGCCGGCGAAGTCCGCAGTGATTCGTCCCATGGCGGCCGTTCGGCCGCGTCGCTCAAGGGTCGTGCGGTAGCCGCCCAGTTTACCGTCTCCTCGACGCGTCCGCCGTTCGCGAATCTCGCACCGTTCGCGCGGCCTCCAGAGTCTACGATGTGTGAAAATTGTAGAAATTCCGGACGATTCGAGCCGTCGGAAGACGAATCGACGGTCTGAAGAATCGAGGCGACGGGGCGGTCAGGTCGGCTTCTCGAACGGCGACCGCGCGCCGTCGGGTTCGTGGCCGGGGAGGGTGATGAGGTTCCGCCGGCCGAGCGAGATTTTCGTCACCTGTCCCTCGTCGGCCATCGAGGAGAGGACGCGACTGACCGTCGCCTTCGACCACCCGGTCTCGGAGACGATGGTGCTCTGTTCGAGTCGACCGCCCGCCTCTTCGAGGATGGCGAGTATCTCGTCCTCGCGGGTGAGGGGTTCGTCGTACGGTTCGGGTCCCGCGTCGTCGGCCTCGGCCGCAGACTCGGTCGACGCGGCCTCGGCGGCGGGTTCGGGGACCGGTTCGGTCGCAGTCTCCGCCTCGACCGGTTCGGTCGCGGCGGGCGTCGTGGCGGCCGAATCCACCGCGGCGGCGCCGGCGCCGTCCGGCCCGTCGCCGTCGTCGGTCGTCGCCGCCGCGCCGTCGCCGCGACGACGCCACCAGAGGTACCCGCCGCCGGCGGCGAGGACGGCGGCGCCGAGGAGGGTGAATCCGACGTCCGGCGAGACGGGTGCGTTGGCCTGCGCGTCCTGTCCGGGGTCCGACCCGCGTTCAATCTCCACCTTGTCGCTGGTGCCGTCGCCGTCGGTGTCGGCCTTGTTCGGGTTCGT
This portion of the Halogeometricum rufum genome encodes:
- a CDS encoding helix-turn-helix transcriptional regulator, which translates into the protein TNPNKADTDGDGTSDKVEIERGSDPGQDAQANAPVSPDVGFTLLGAAVLAAGGGYLWWRRRGDGAAATTDDGDGPDGAGAAAVDSAATTPAATEPVEAETATEPVPEPAAEAASTESAAEADDAGPEPYDEPLTREDEILAILEEAGGRLEQSTIVSETGWSKATVSRVLSSMADEGQVTKISLGRRNLITLPGHEPDGARSPFEKPT